The following coding sequences lie in one Mucilaginibacter sp. KACC 22773 genomic window:
- the radC gene encoding RadC family protein, with amino-acid sequence MENYENKIGIKSWAEADRPREKLSGQGRRALTDAELIAILIGSGSRNETAVELSKRILHHYENDLNKLGKASISELSKFKGIGEAKAISIIAALEIGRRRNDTESQAPDYINSSRDGYNIMRRHLMDLNHEEFWIILLGRSQKVLGKELISKGGLASTVCDPKIIFHAALQYQASGIILVHNHPSGNLKPSQEDILLTKKLSAAGRMLDISVFDHLIITDNGYMSLGDAEMM; translated from the coding sequence GTGGAAAACTACGAAAACAAGATCGGCATAAAATCATGGGCCGAGGCCGACCGTCCGCGCGAAAAACTCAGTGGCCAGGGCAGGCGGGCACTTACCGATGCCGAACTGATTGCCATCCTTATTGGCTCGGGCAGCCGCAACGAAACGGCTGTCGAACTTAGTAAACGCATCCTGCACCATTACGAAAATGATTTGAATAAGCTTGGAAAAGCTTCTATATCAGAACTTTCTAAGTTTAAAGGGATAGGCGAGGCCAAGGCTATTTCCATCATCGCCGCCCTTGAAATTGGCCGGCGCCGCAACGATACCGAAAGCCAGGCGCCCGATTATATCAACTCCAGCAGAGATGGCTACAATATTATGCGCCGCCATTTGATGGACCTGAATCACGAAGAATTCTGGATAATTTTATTAGGCCGTTCGCAGAAGGTACTGGGTAAGGAACTGATTAGCAAGGGTGGGTTAGCCTCCACCGTGTGCGATCCTAAAATAATTTTCCACGCGGCCCTGCAATACCAGGCCAGTGGTATTATATTGGTGCACAACCATCCATCGGGTAACCTGAAGCCAAGCCAGGAAGATATTTTGCTTACTAAAAAGCTCTCTGCCGCAGGCCGGATGCTGGACATAAGCGTGTTTGATCACCTGATTATTACCGACAATGGATACATGAGTTTGGGAGATGCGGAGATGATGTAA
- a CDS encoding class I SAM-dependent methyltransferase: protein MTNNSTTRFSNRVNDYVKYRPHYPKTIVEFLEDDYELSADKLIADIGAGTGISTALFLDAGYKVIAIEPNQEMRAKSFELLGNYPGFKAMNGTAENTGLETGSIDFIIAGQAFHWFDREKSRAEFKRVLRPAGIVVLIWNERKTSSDFEIEYDQLIVAHGNDYVKVDHRNINDEQIGAFFAPETFRLKVFANKQVFDLEGLTGRLLSSSYMPTREEAGYEAMMNDLKILFARYQQDGFITINYDTKVYVGKL, encoded by the coding sequence ATGACCAACAACAGCACAACCAGGTTTAGCAACCGGGTAAACGATTATGTAAAGTACCGGCCACACTACCCCAAAACAATTGTGGAATTTTTGGAAGACGATTACGAGCTATCCGCCGACAAACTCATCGCCGATATTGGCGCGGGTACCGGCATATCCACCGCCCTGTTCCTGGATGCCGGATACAAAGTGATCGCCATTGAACCCAACCAGGAGATGCGTGCTAAATCGTTTGAGCTACTGGGCAATTATCCCGGCTTCAAAGCCATGAATGGCACCGCCGAAAATACCGGCCTGGAAACTGGCAGCATCGATTTCATTATAGCCGGCCAGGCTTTCCATTGGTTCGACCGGGAAAAATCAAGGGCGGAGTTTAAGCGCGTACTAAGGCCTGCCGGGATTGTGGTGCTGATTTGGAACGAACGAAAAACAAGTTCGGACTTTGAGATTGAATATGACCAACTCATCGTTGCCCACGGTAACGATTATGTGAAAGTTGATCACCGGAATATTAATGATGAGCAGATAGGCGCCTTTTTTGCGCCCGAAACTTTCCGGCTCAAAGTATTTGCAAACAAACAGGTTTTTGATTTGGAAGGATTAACGGGGCGCCTGCTGTCGTCATCATATATGCCCACCCGCGAAGAGGCCGGGTATGAGGCTATGATGAACGACCTCAAAATCCTTTTCGCCCGGTATCAGCAGGATGGTTTTATTACCATTAATTATGACACGAAGGTTTATGTGGGGAAGTTGTAA
- a CDS encoding TapB family protein, which produces MKKIIPAIIFITSFVCQVSAQNCSPFISNVNGKKFTYVNQGGDSKPMGSMVCNTNRKDAATVNARIELFDKTGKSMGSGNSEIICTGQAIKIDMKTFIPAASLRQLGNMEMTGDTKYLSYPINLKAGQKLDDGALNINVGSNGTQMGQVQLNINNRKVEKQEKVTTKAGSFDCFKITNDIVFRISMMGTSIPFQIKVIEWFAPKLGRFAKSETYGKDGKLVATTLLDSVN; this is translated from the coding sequence ATGAAAAAAATAATTCCTGCTATAATTTTTATTACATCTTTTGTTTGCCAGGTATCGGCACAAAACTGCAGTCCGTTCATTAGCAATGTAAACGGCAAAAAATTCACATACGTTAACCAGGGCGGCGATAGCAAACCCATGGGATCGATGGTGTGCAATACCAACAGGAAAGATGCCGCCACCGTAAACGCCCGGATAGAACTTTTTGATAAAACCGGCAAATCAATGGGTTCCGGAAATTCTGAAATTATATGTACCGGGCAGGCTATAAAAATTGACATGAAAACATTTATCCCGGCGGCTTCATTAAGGCAATTAGGAAACATGGAAATGACCGGCGATACTAAATACCTGAGCTACCCCATAAACCTGAAAGCCGGGCAAAAGCTTGACGACGGAGCCCTTAACATTAACGTTGGCAGCAACGGCACGCAAATGGGCCAGGTACAATTAAATATTAATAACCGCAAAGTCGAAAAGCAGGAGAAAGTAACAACCAAAGCCGGCAGTTTTGATTGTTTTAAAATAACCAATGATATCGTTTTCAGGATTAGTATGATGGGCACATCCATCCCTTTTCAAATAAAAGTTATTGAATGGTTTGCACCAAAGCTGGGCCGTTTTGCCAAATCAGAAACCTATGGCAAGGATGGTAAACTGGTGGCTACAACCTTGCTCGATTCGGTGAATTAA
- the rpsT gene encoding 30S ribosomal protein S20 codes for MANHKSSLKRIRSNAAKRLRNRYQAKTTRNAIKKLRNTTTKADAAALLGKVISMLDRLAKKNVIHKNKASNNKSKLTKFVNGLS; via the coding sequence ATGGCAAATCATAAATCATCTTTAAAAAGAATCAGGTCAAACGCTGCGAAGCGTCTGCGCAACAGGTACCAGGCAAAAACAACCAGGAACGCTATTAAAAAATTAAGAAACACTACTACTAAAGCTGATGCAGCTGCATTGTTAGGTAAAGTGATTTCTATGCTTGATCGTTTAGCTAAAAAGAATGTTATTCACAAAAATAAAGCTTCAAATAATAAATCGAAGCTTACTAAATTTGTAAACGGCTTAAGCTAA
- a CDS encoding AAA family ATPase has translation MKIKSFTIRNFKNIRFAKCDDVPDFLVICGSNGSGKSSILEAIMAAKRTASNKADANVYKNYVSGHAHQSEVELNIELPEEEITETNSGMAPHLQAKNKKKFTIKLTIAKNGASSIVTEPNNFTINTLTGISKDSGFFDYFSAHRENKRTEISLWNPASTNAQNVYGNLDNGSNKYSQVKNYLSALKMGDLQNLQRSQLAGEIKSFDSLKEIRVFFNGIFSPMRFNDVYIDRTPFYFEIETPAGSIDIDDLSSGEKEILNTYIHFHQLATKGSIILMDEPDAHLHPELQKRYLEVLKNIGQGNQLMLTTHSPEMMAAAGSEALYTVIKFPKDINENQFVQVSGNEKLHQALTEVMGTSGFVSLNRKIIFIEGESASTDVEFYSKLFPANQYNTTFVPAGDSTMLKAVSDKVFYLLEQGDGFQQFYCIIDGDIENRHQATDRLFKLPVYHVENYLLEEVCILKVCRMLLGAKSAVETVADVTAKLHEAVMSDQHLRSYTRSLLDSQIYAQAENAKNLIFQGKFEDLKNIEKIHFESLMNNSKVIMEQCLKDGSWKQKCKGRDVLKEFCRNNQLKYEQLRNALIYNIGTPPPDLAVIIREIVEKV, from the coding sequence ATGAAAATTAAAAGTTTTACGATTCGCAATTTCAAAAATATCCGCTTTGCCAAATGTGATGATGTGCCTGATTTCCTTGTTATTTGCGGGAGTAACGGCTCAGGAAAAAGCTCAATTCTTGAGGCGATAATGGCAGCAAAACGCACAGCCTCCAATAAGGCAGACGCCAATGTTTATAAAAATTACGTATCAGGCCACGCGCATCAGAGTGAAGTCGAATTAAATATTGAACTACCTGAAGAGGAAATTACTGAAACTAATAGCGGGATGGCTCCTCATCTTCAAGCAAAGAATAAAAAAAAATTCACTATAAAACTGACAATAGCCAAAAACGGAGCTTCCAGTATTGTAACAGAGCCTAATAACTTTACAATAAACACGCTGACTGGTATATCGAAGGATTCCGGATTTTTTGATTATTTCAGTGCACATCGGGAAAACAAGCGAACAGAAATAAGTTTGTGGAATCCTGCTTCAACCAATGCTCAAAATGTTTATGGGAATTTGGACAATGGTTCCAATAAGTATAGCCAGGTTAAAAATTATCTCTCCGCGTTGAAAATGGGAGACTTGCAAAACTTACAGCGGAGCCAGCTTGCTGGCGAAATAAAAAGCTTTGATTCCCTTAAGGAGATTCGCGTCTTTTTTAACGGAATATTTTCACCAATGCGCTTCAATGACGTGTACATTGATAGAACGCCTTTTTATTTCGAGATTGAAACGCCGGCGGGCTCAATCGATATTGATGACTTAAGTTCAGGAGAGAAAGAAATACTTAATACCTATATTCATTTTCATCAATTGGCAACCAAAGGTTCTATTATATTAATGGACGAGCCGGATGCTCATTTGCATCCCGAGTTGCAGAAGCGTTACCTTGAAGTTTTAAAAAACATTGGACAAGGTAATCAGCTTATGCTCACAACTCATTCACCCGAAATGATGGCAGCCGCTGGTTCCGAGGCTTTGTACACCGTTATTAAATTTCCGAAAGACATTAATGAAAATCAATTTGTCCAGGTTTCTGGCAATGAAAAACTTCATCAGGCATTAACGGAAGTCATGGGAACCAGTGGTTTTGTGAGTCTGAATCGCAAAATTATATTTATTGAGGGCGAATCCGCCTCGACAGATGTTGAATTTTATAGTAAATTATTCCCGGCTAACCAATACAACACTACCTTTGTACCAGCCGGGGATTCAACAATGCTTAAAGCAGTTTCAGACAAGGTTTTCTACTTATTAGAACAGGGTGACGGGTTTCAGCAGTTCTATTGTATTATTGATGGGGACATCGAAAACAGACATCAGGCCACGGACCGTCTTTTCAAGTTGCCCGTTTATCATGTGGAAAATTATCTGTTAGAAGAAGTTTGCATACTAAAGGTTTGCCGAATGCTTTTGGGTGCCAAATCTGCAGTAGAAACCGTTGCGGATGTTACGGCGAAACTCCACGAGGCAGTTATGTCAGACCAGCATTTAAGATCATATACAAGATCTTTGTTGGATAGCCAAATTTATGCCCAAGCGGAAAATGCAAAAAATCTCATTTTCCAGGGAAAGTTTGAAGATCTTAAAAATATTGAAAAAATTCATTTCGAATCCTTGATGAATAATTCTAAAGTGATAATGGAACAATGCTTAAAAGATGGTTCTTGGAAGCAAAAATGCAAAGGCAGGGACGTTCTCAAAGAGTTTTGTCGCAACAATCAATTGAAATATGAGCAACTGCGTAATGCCCTAATTTATAATATTGGAACTCCGCCGCCGGATTTAGCCGTTATTATCAGGGAAATTGTTGAAAAGGTTTAA
- a CDS encoding DedA family protein: MEVIKSIIDFILHIDKHLVQITSAYQGWTYLILFAIIFAETGFVVTPFLPGDSLLFAAGALIAGGKSGLDIYLLAIILVIAAFAGNTVNYLLGSYLGPKVFKEQNKILKLDYYLKTKAFFDKHGGKAVIFSRFLPIIRTVAPFVAGVGHMPFLRYSLYNIVGGAAWVLSFLMIGFFFGNIPVIKENFTIVVMVIILVSVVPPVYAAIKAKTDKNTAG, translated from the coding sequence GTGGAAGTAATAAAAAGCATCATCGATTTTATATTGCATATAGATAAGCACCTGGTACAAATAACCAGCGCCTACCAGGGTTGGACATACCTGATCCTGTTTGCCATTATTTTTGCTGAAACCGGTTTTGTTGTTACCCCATTTTTGCCCGGCGATTCGCTGCTGTTTGCGGCAGGCGCCCTTATAGCCGGCGGCAAATCGGGACTTGATATCTATTTACTGGCAATTATCCTGGTGATTGCTGCATTTGCGGGCAATACTGTAAACTACCTGTTGGGCAGCTACCTTGGCCCCAAGGTGTTTAAGGAACAAAATAAGATACTGAAGCTTGATTATTACCTTAAAACTAAAGCTTTTTTTGACAAACATGGCGGTAAAGCGGTAATTTTTAGTCGCTTTTTGCCCATCATCCGCACAGTGGCGCCGTTTGTAGCCGGTGTTGGCCATATGCCATTTTTGCGTTATAGCCTATATAATATTGTGGGCGGGGCTGCCTGGGTGCTTAGTTTTTTAATGATAGGCTTCTTTTTTGGTAATATCCCGGTGATTAAAGAAAACTTTACCATTGTGGTAATGGTAATTATCCTGGTATCGGTAGTGCCGCCTGTTTATGCTGCTATAAAAGCAAAAACGGATAAGAATACAGCCGGGTAA
- a CDS encoding sigma-54-dependent transcriptional regulator, with amino-acid sequence MQKGKLLIIDDEERLRNLMARILQLEGHEVITAGTGKEGLRKLQQENIQVVLSDVKLPDTDGITLTDTIKKAYPSTEVIVLTAYGTINDGVKAIKAGAFDYITKGDDNEKIIPLVSKAMDKALLQQKVLELQSKLNDKFGFDRLIGRSTAIGDVIKLAQKVALTDTTVLLLGETGTGKEIFAEAIHQASNRNTKSFVAVNCSAFTKELLESELFGHKAGSFTGAVKDKKGLFEEASGGTIFLDEIGELDHDLQAKLLRVLESQQFLKIGDTKPTQVNVRILAATNRNLQTEINDGHFRSDLFYRLSVFQITLPPLRERKKDIKLLGEYFMQYFALKVKKQVNQLSDEFVSKLEAYNWPGNIREFKNVIERAVILTDNNILDESLLPYEIQQQQVKAGAPISAFDLSSVEKLHIQRVLNHTHGNRAEAANLLNIGVATLYRKLKEYGLE; translated from the coding sequence ATGCAAAAAGGTAAGCTATTAATTATTGACGATGAGGAACGCCTGCGTAACCTGATGGCCCGCATTTTGCAACTGGAAGGCCATGAGGTAATTACCGCAGGTACAGGCAAAGAAGGGCTGCGTAAATTACAGCAGGAGAATATCCAGGTTGTTTTGAGCGATGTTAAGCTGCCCGATACCGATGGTATTACGCTTACCGATACCATTAAAAAAGCATACCCATCTACCGAGGTTATTGTACTTACGGCCTATGGCACCATCAACGATGGCGTAAAGGCCATTAAGGCGGGCGCTTTTGATTATATTACCAAGGGCGATGATAACGAAAAGATAATCCCGCTGGTAAGTAAAGCCATGGATAAGGCCCTGCTGCAGCAAAAGGTACTGGAACTGCAAAGTAAACTGAACGATAAATTTGGGTTCGACAGGCTGATAGGCAGATCAACAGCCATCGGCGATGTTATTAAGCTGGCCCAAAAAGTAGCCTTAACCGATACCACTGTTTTACTATTGGGCGAAACCGGTACCGGGAAAGAGATTTTTGCCGAGGCCATTCACCAGGCCAGTAACCGTAATACCAAATCGTTTGTGGCGGTAAACTGTAGTGCTTTTACCAAAGAGTTACTGGAGAGCGAACTGTTTGGCCATAAAGCCGGCTCATTTACCGGCGCTGTTAAGGATAAAAAAGGATTGTTTGAGGAAGCATCGGGCGGTACCATATTTTTAGATGAAATTGGCGAGCTTGACCACGACCTGCAAGCCAAACTGCTCCGTGTGCTGGAATCACAGCAGTTTTTAAAAATTGGCGATACCAAACCTACCCAGGTTAATGTGCGCATACTGGCGGCCACCAACCGCAACCTGCAAACCGAAATTAACGACGGCCATTTCCGGTCGGATTTGTTTTACCGTTTATCCGTTTTCCAGATCACGCTGCCACCATTGCGCGAGCGTAAAAAAGACATCAAGTTACTGGGCGAGTATTTTATGCAATACTTTGCCCTGAAAGTTAAAAAGCAGGTAAACCAGCTTAGCGACGAGTTTGTAAGCAAATTGGAAGCCTATAACTGGCCCGGCAATATCCGGGAGTTTAAAAACGTAATTGAACGCGCCGTAATACTTACCGATAATAATATTCTGGACGAGAGCCTGCTGCCTTACGAAATTCAGCAGCAACAGGTAAAGGCCGGGGCACCTATCTCGGCATTTGATCTTTCATCTGTAGAGAAACTCCATATTCAGCGGGTACTCAACCACACCCATGGCAATCGGGCCGAGGCTGCCAATTTGTTAAATATTGGGGTGGCTACGTTGTATAGAAAGTTGAAGGAGTATGGGTTGGAATAA
- a CDS encoding zinc dependent phospholipase C family protein — MKRAIVLSLSGIGLILLCSSWGFFAHYRINKLAVYTLPKGMIGFYKSNIDYIVEHAVSADKRRYVDSTEAPRHFFDADYYGKKPWAAMPQKWKDAAKKYTADTLNKYGTVPWTIQYQYYKLVRAFKAHDTLAVLNTSANLGHYIADAHVPLHLTINYNGQFTNQTGIHALWESRIPELFADKYNLKAGKARYIENPLAEAFRICRASFKSADTVLRFERILNKSYPPGKKYSMVLHGKKEIKDYSEAYSLAYQKALKGMIERQMRASILSVGSFWYSAWVDAGQP, encoded by the coding sequence ATGAAGCGGGCCATCGTTTTAAGCTTATCGGGTATCGGGTTAATATTACTGTGCTCCTCCTGGGGTTTCTTCGCGCATTACCGCATCAACAAACTGGCCGTTTATACGCTACCTAAGGGTATGATTGGGTTTTACAAGTCAAATATCGATTATATCGTGGAACATGCCGTAAGCGCCGACAAACGCCGTTACGTAGACTCCACCGAAGCCCCCCGCCATTTTTTTGATGCCGACTATTATGGTAAAAAACCATGGGCCGCCATGCCGCAAAAATGGAAGGACGCCGCCAAAAAATATACCGCCGATACCTTAAACAAGTACGGCACCGTTCCCTGGACCATTCAATACCAGTACTATAAACTGGTAAGGGCATTTAAGGCTCACGACACCTTGGCTGTCCTGAATACTTCGGCCAACCTTGGGCATTACATTGCCGATGCCCATGTACCCTTGCACCTTACCATCAACTACAATGGGCAATTTACCAACCAAACCGGCATCCATGCCCTATGGGAAAGCCGCATCCCCGAGCTTTTTGCCGATAAGTACAATTTAAAGGCAGGTAAGGCCCGCTATATAGAAAACCCGTTAGCCGAGGCCTTTCGGATTTGCAGGGCATCATTTAAAAGCGCAGATACAGTTTTGCGTTTCGAAAGGATATTAAACAAAAGCTATCCTCCCGGTAAAAAATACAGCATGGTGCTGCATGGCAAAAAAGAGATTAAAGACTACTCGGAAGCTTACAGTCTCGCCTATCAAAAAGCGTTGAAAGGCATGATCGAGCGGCAAATGCGGGCATCCATACTTTCGGTGGGCAGTTTCTGGTATTCGGCCTGGGTGGATGCCGGGCAGCCATAG
- the pheT gene encoding phenylalanine--tRNA ligase subunit beta, which translates to MKISYNWLKEFIDTDKTPQEISIILTGTGLEVESLEKVQPIPGGLEGLVIGFVKESVAHTNSDHLHVTKVDVGGPEDLQIVCGAHNVAAGQKVVVATVGTTIYPTVGEPFAIKKSKIRGELSEGMICAEDEIGLGTDHAGIMVLDDDAVVGSLAKNYFKLHDDYMYEIGLTPNRADAVSHLGTARDIAAFLKIGIRKPDVSAFKVDDTSRTIEVVVENEQASPRYAGLTISGVEVKDSPKWLKERLAVIGLRSINNIVDVTNYVLHELGQPLHAFDADEITGGKVLVKNYPEGTVFKTLDDVDRKLSENDLMIGNADEPMCIAGVFGGAKSGVKESTKNIFLESAYFNSVSVRKTAKRHGLKTDASFRFERGTDPDMPVFALKRAALLIQQVAGGKVSSQISDHYPAPVAPFAFEVTYKNIDRLIGQQITHGEIKAIIEALDIKIVGETADSLSLEVPPYRVDVTREVDIVEEILRIYGYNNIHIPTQIRASLNNSQKKEKDTVQNQISDLLTANGFNEILSNSLTKSAYSDNLDVAVKILNPLSSDLDVMRQSLLFSGLEAIAYNQNRRAADLKFYEFGKVYSVKDDKYSEVQRFSVFITGADAAEQWNAKQQPVSFYNLKAIVDGILQRLNITDFVVEDATCSKLAFGLQYMLNGKQLVKFGPVGGTARKKTDVDKEVFYADFNFDLVLSAVRKNVIVYQEVSKFPAVRRDLSMLIDKSVSFGQLKQIAQRTERKLLKEVSAFDVYQGDKLPAGKKSYALSFIIQDIEKTLTDKAIDSVMQKLIYNLGKEAGAEIRK; encoded by the coding sequence ATGAAGATATCGTATAACTGGCTTAAAGAATTTATTGATACCGATAAAACTCCGCAGGAAATTTCGATCATCCTTACCGGCACCGGTTTGGAGGTGGAGAGCCTGGAGAAAGTACAACCCATTCCCGGTGGCCTGGAAGGGCTGGTTATTGGTTTTGTAAAGGAGAGCGTTGCCCATACCAATTCAGACCACCTGCATGTTACTAAAGTTGATGTAGGCGGCCCCGAAGACCTGCAAATTGTTTGTGGAGCCCACAATGTGGCCGCAGGACAAAAAGTGGTTGTAGCCACTGTAGGTACTACAATATACCCAACCGTAGGCGAACCATTCGCTATAAAGAAATCGAAGATCCGTGGTGAGTTGTCCGAAGGGATGATCTGTGCCGAAGACGAAATTGGTTTAGGTACCGACCATGCCGGCATCATGGTACTGGATGATGACGCCGTAGTAGGATCGTTAGCTAAAAACTATTTTAAGCTGCACGACGATTATATGTACGAGATAGGTTTAACGCCTAACCGTGCCGATGCCGTATCGCACCTGGGTACTGCCCGCGATATTGCCGCGTTTTTGAAAATAGGGATCAGGAAACCTGATGTAAGCGCATTTAAGGTTGACGATACCAGCCGCACCATTGAGGTTGTGGTTGAGAATGAGCAGGCAAGCCCGCGTTATGCCGGCTTAACTATCAGCGGTGTTGAGGTTAAAGATTCGCCAAAATGGTTAAAAGAACGGTTGGCTGTAATAGGCCTGCGTTCTATCAACAACATTGTGGATGTTACCAACTATGTGTTGCATGAATTGGGCCAGCCGCTGCACGCGTTTGATGCTGATGAAATAACCGGCGGCAAAGTGCTGGTTAAAAACTACCCCGAAGGAACAGTTTTTAAAACGCTGGATGATGTTGACCGCAAACTATCAGAAAACGACCTGATGATAGGCAACGCCGACGAGCCTATGTGTATTGCCGGTGTTTTTGGTGGTGCCAAATCTGGTGTTAAGGAATCTACCAAAAATATCTTTTTAGAAAGCGCTTATTTCAATTCGGTATCGGTACGTAAAACGGCCAAGCGTCATGGTTTAAAAACGGATGCATCGTTCAGGTTTGAGCGTGGTACCGACCCGGATATGCCTGTGTTTGCTTTAAAGCGCGCCGCTTTGCTTATTCAGCAGGTTGCAGGTGGCAAAGTATCGTCGCAAATCTCTGATCATTACCCGGCCCCGGTCGCGCCTTTTGCGTTCGAGGTTACATATAAAAATATCGACAGGCTCATCGGCCAGCAAATTACGCATGGCGAGATCAAGGCGATCATCGAGGCGCTTGACATTAAGATAGTGGGTGAAACTGCGGACTCGCTATCATTGGAAGTTCCTCCATATCGTGTTGATGTAACCCGCGAGGTTGATATTGTGGAAGAGATCCTTCGCATTTACGGGTATAACAATATTCATATCCCAACCCAAATCAGGGCATCACTTAACAACTCGCAAAAAAAGGAGAAGGATACGGTTCAAAACCAGATTTCGGATTTGCTGACAGCCAATGGTTTCAATGAAATACTTTCAAACTCGTTAACCAAATCGGCCTACTCAGATAACCTGGATGTGGCTGTAAAAATCCTGAACCCGCTAAGCAGCGACCTGGATGTAATGCGCCAAAGCCTGCTGTTTTCAGGATTAGAAGCTATCGCCTACAACCAAAACCGCCGTGCTGCCGATTTAAAGTTTTATGAATTTGGTAAAGTATACAGCGTTAAGGATGATAAATATAGCGAGGTACAACGCTTCTCGGTATTCATCACCGGCGCCGATGCAGCCGAGCAATGGAACGCAAAGCAACAGCCGGTTTCGTTTTATAACTTAAAAGCAATTGTTGATGGTATTTTACAACGCCTGAACATTACCGATTTTGTGGTTGAAGATGCTACCTGCAGCAAACTGGCCTTCGGCTTACAATACATGCTGAATGGTAAACAACTGGTTAAGTTTGGCCCTGTTGGCGGCACTGCCCGAAAAAAAACCGACGTAGATAAAGAGGTTTTTTATGCCGACTTTAACTTCGACCTGGTATTGAGTGCAGTGCGTAAAAATGTGATCGTTTACCAGGAGGTTTCTAAATTTCCTGCCGTAAGGCGCGACCTTTCAATGCTGATAGATAAGTCGGTTTCGTTTGGTCAGTTAAAGCAAATTGCCCAGCGTACCGAGCGTAAGCTTTTGAAGGAAGTAAGTGCATTTGACGTTTACCAGGGCGATAAGCTGCCCGCCGGTAAAAAATCGTACGCGCTGAGCTTTATCATCCAGGACATTGAAAAAACGCTTACCGATAAGGCCATCGACTCGGTAATGCAGAAATTAATTTATAATTTAGGAAAAGAAGCAGGAGCGGAGATAAGGAAGTAA